The genomic region GATGCCATCGCGGGCGTCGCTACCGCCGGCATCGCCCAGGGCGCGCTGGTGGCCGACGTGCTGAATCTGCCGTACCTCTACGTCCGTCCGGAGCCCAAAAAACACGGCATGGGCAACCAGATCGAAGGGCGGCTGGAAGCAGGGCAGAAGGTAGTGGTCATCGAAGACCTGATTTCGACGGGCGGCAGTTCCCTGAAAGTGGTCGATGCGCTGCGGCAGTCGGGCGGCGAGGTGCTGGGCATGGCCGCCATTTTCACCTACGGGTTTCCGGTTGCCGACGAAAATTTTGCTGCCAAAGACGTCCGGCTGGTCACGCTGAGCAATTACGAAACGCTGGTGGACGAAGCCCGGCAACTGAATTACATCCCGGCGGAAGCGCTGGCCTCGCTGGCAGCCTGGCGGCAGAACCCGGCGGAGTGGGGGATTTAGGTGAGGTATTTCTCGCAGATTAACGGTTCGCCGTTGCGACGCAGCTTCAATAGAATTTCTGCGAACCTCCGCGCTTAGAATCTGCGTCGCAACGGCGAACCGTTAATCTGCGCTTAGAATCTGTGTTAATCTGCGTGAAACATCCCCTGGCTGTTTCAAAAAAGAATGACCCGTCCAATCCAAAACGGAGGGTTTATC from Tellurirhabdus rosea harbors:
- the pyrE gene encoding orotate phosphoribosyltransferase, giving the protein MIANEIARLLLDAQAVRLRPEEPFTWSSGWKSPIYCDNRLTLSFPEVRTFIKNALADAIRREFPGADAIAGVATAGIAQGALVADVLNLPYLYVRPEPKKHGMGNQIEGRLEAGQKVVVIEDLISTGGSSLKVVDALRQSGGEVLGMAAIFTYGFPVADENFAAKDVRLVTLSNYETLVDEARQLNYIPAEALASLAAWRQNPAEWGI